One genomic region from Strigops habroptila isolate Jane unplaced genomic scaffold, bStrHab1.2.pri NW_022045631.1_ctg1, whole genome shotgun sequence encodes:
- the LOC115603337 gene encoding splicing factor, proline- and glutamine-rich-like, whose product MGPISPPPVGSIQPHTSRAAGSALKPPGSQAGLDRNPSGSQLKRNRIPGETQPDPNWNPSRTQLVPNWISTRSQPDPSWISTGIQPVPSQDSTASQPDPKPDPNQDSTASQPDPNWISTGIQPDPNWIPTGSQPGFNRYPTRTRLHPNWIPTGSQPDPKPDPNQDSTASQPDPNWISTGIQPHPTRIAAGSHPWRWGWMPGPPRTPHLALPVPYPR is encoded by the exons ATGGGTCCCATCAGCCCCCCCCCCGTGGGCTCCATCCAGCCCCACACATCCCGCGCTGCCGGCTCCGCCTTGAAGCCACCTGGATCCCAAGCGGGACTCGACAGGAATCCAAGTGGATCCCAACTGAAGCGCAACCGGATCCCAGGTGAAACTCAACCGGATCCCAACTGGAATCCATCGAGGACTCAACTGGTTCCCAACTGGATCTCAACCAG ATCCCAACCGGATCCCAGCTGGATCTCAACTGGGATTCAACCGGTACCCAGCCAGGACTCAACTGCATCCCAACCGGATCCCAAACCGGATCCCAACCAGGACTCAACTGCATCCCAACCGGATCCCAACTGGATCTCAACCGGGATTCAACCAGATCCCAACTGGATCCCAACTGGATCTCAACCAGGATTCAACCGGTACCCAACCAGGACTCGACTGCATCCCAACTGGATCCCAACTGGATCTCAACCAGATCCCAAACCGGATCCCAACCAGGACTCAACTGCATCCCAACCAGATCCCAATTGGATCTCAACCGGGATTCAACCACATCCCACCCGGATCGCAGCCGGATCCCACCCATGGCGCTGGGGCTGGATGCCGggccccccccgcaccccacaTTTGGCTTTGCCGGTGCCTTACCCGCGGTGA
- the AKT2 gene encoding RAC-beta serine/threonine-protein kinase isoform X3, producing the protein MNEVLVVKEGWLHKRGEYIKTWRPRYFLLKSDGSFIGYKERPESPDQSLPPLNNFSVAECQLMKTERPRPNTFVIRCLQWTTVIERTFHVDTPEEREEWMRAIQTVANSLKNQEPEVDAMEYKCGSTDGPGAEDMEVAIGKSRAKATMNDFDYLKLLGKGTFGKVILVREKATGRYYAMKILRKEVIIAKALKYAFQTNDRLCFVMEYANGGELFFHLSRERVFTEDRARFYGAEIVSALEYLHSRDVVYRDIKLENLMLDKDGHIKITDFGLCKEGISDGATMKTFCGTPEYLAPEVLEDNDYGRAVDWWGLGVVMYEMMCGRLPFYNQDHERLFELILMEEIRFPRTLSPEAKALLAGLLKKDPKQRLGGGPRDAQEVMEHRFFAPINWQDVVQRKLVPPFKPQVTSEIDTRYFDDEFTAQSITITPPDRSDDALGSPESDHRTHFPQFSYSASIRE; encoded by the exons aTGAACGAGGTGCTGGTGGTGAAGGAGGGGTGGCTGCACAAGAGAG GTGAATACATCAAGACGTGGCGACCCCGATACTTCCTCCTCAAGAGCGACGGCTCCTTCATCGGCTACAAGGAGCGGCCGGAGAGCCCGGATCAGAGCCTGCCCCCCCTCAATAACTTCTCCGTGGCCG AGTGCCAGCTGATGAAGACGGAGCGCCCGCGGCCCAACACCTTCGTCATCCGCTGCCTGCAATGGACAACGGTCATCGAGAGGACGTTCCATGTGGATACCCCGGAGGAGCG CGAGGAGTGGATGCGAGCCATCCAGACGGTCGCCAACAGCCTGAAGAACCAGGAGCCGGAGGTGGATGCCATGGAATACAAGTGTGGATCCACGGATGGCCCCGGCGCCGAGGACATGGAAGTGGCCATCGGCAAATCCCGCGCCAAGGCC ACAATGAACGACTTTGATTACCTGAAGCTCCTGGGAAAAGGGACCTTTGGGAAGGTGATCCTGGTGCGGGAAAAGGCCACCGGGCGCTATTACGCCATGAAGATCCTCCGCAAGGAAGTCATCATCGCCAAG GCGCTCAAATACGCTTTCCAGACCAACGACCGCCTCTGCTTCGTAATGGAATACGCCAACGGCGGCGAG CTCTTTTTCCACCTCTCGAGAGAACGTGTCTTCACCGAGGATCGGGCCCGCTTCTACGGCGCCGAGATCGTTTCCGCCTTGGAATATCTCCATTCCCGGGATGTGGTTTACAGGGACATCAAG CTGGAAAACCTCATGTTGGATAAAGACGGCCACATCAAAATCACCGACTTCGGCCTCTGCAAGGAGGGCATCAGCGATGGAGCCACCATGAAGACCTTCTGCGGCACCCCCGAGTACCTGGCGCCGGAG GTGCTGGAGGACAACGACTACGGGCGCGCCGTGGACTGGTGGGGCCTGGGGGTGGTGATGTACGAGATGATGTGCGGCCGCCTCCCCTTCTACAACCAGGACCACGAGCGGCTCTTCGAGCTCATCCTGATGGAAGAGATCCGCTTCCCGCGCACCCTGAGCCCCGAGGCCAAGGCGCTCCTGGCCGGGCTGCTCAAGAAGGACCCCAAGCAAcg gctgggggggggtccccgcGACGCCCAGGAGGTGATGGAGCACCGGTTCTTCGCCCCCATCAACTGGCAGGACGTGGTGCAGAGGAAG CTGGTGCCCCCCTTCAAGCCGCAGGTGACGTCGGAGATCGACACCCGCTACTTCGACGACGAGTTCACGGCTCAGTCCATCACCATCACCCCCCCCGACCGCT CAGACGACGCTCTGGGCTCCCCAGAGAGCGACCACCGGACGCACTTCCCGCAGTTCTCCTACTCTGCCAGCATCCGGGAATGA
- the AKT2 gene encoding RAC-beta serine/threonine-protein kinase isoform X1 — MNEVLVVKEGWLHKRGEYIKTWRPRYFLLKSDGSFIGYKERPESPDQSLPPLNNFSVAECQLMKTERPRPNTFVIRCLQWTTVIERTFHVDTPEEREEWMRAIQTVANSLKNQEPEVDAMEYKCGSTDGPGAEDMEVAIGKSRAKATMNDFDYLKLLGKGTFGKVILVREKATGRYYAMKILRKEVIIAKDEVAHTVTESRVLQNTRHPFLTALKYAFQTNDRLCFVMEYANGGELFFHLSRERVFTEDRARFYGAEIVSALEYLHSRDVVYRDIKLENLMLDKDGHIKITDFGLCKEGISDGATMKTFCGTPEYLAPEVLEDNDYGRAVDWWGLGVVMYEMMCGRLPFYNQDHERLFELILMEEIRFPRTLSPEAKALLAGLLKKDPKQRLGGGPRDAQEVMEHRFFAPINWQDVVQRKLVPPFKPQVTSEIDTRYFDDEFTAQSITITPPDRSDDALGSPESDHRTHFPQFSYSASIRE; from the exons aTGAACGAGGTGCTGGTGGTGAAGGAGGGGTGGCTGCACAAGAGAG GTGAATACATCAAGACGTGGCGACCCCGATACTTCCTCCTCAAGAGCGACGGCTCCTTCATCGGCTACAAGGAGCGGCCGGAGAGCCCGGATCAGAGCCTGCCCCCCCTCAATAACTTCTCCGTGGCCG AGTGCCAGCTGATGAAGACGGAGCGCCCGCGGCCCAACACCTTCGTCATCCGCTGCCTGCAATGGACAACGGTCATCGAGAGGACGTTCCATGTGGATACCCCGGAGGAGCG CGAGGAGTGGATGCGAGCCATCCAGACGGTCGCCAACAGCCTGAAGAACCAGGAGCCGGAGGTGGATGCCATGGAATACAAGTGTGGATCCACGGATGGCCCCGGCGCCGAGGACATGGAAGTGGCCATCGGCAAATCCCGCGCCAAGGCC ACAATGAACGACTTTGATTACCTGAAGCTCCTGGGAAAAGGGACCTTTGGGAAGGTGATCCTGGTGCGGGAAAAGGCCACCGGGCGCTATTACGCCATGAAGATCCTCCGCAAGGAAGTCATCATCGCCAAG GACGAGGTGGCTCACACCGTGACCGAGAGCCGGGTGCTGCAGAACACCCGGCACCCCTTCCTCACC GCGCTCAAATACGCTTTCCAGACCAACGACCGCCTCTGCTTCGTAATGGAATACGCCAACGGCGGCGAG CTCTTTTTCCACCTCTCGAGAGAACGTGTCTTCACCGAGGATCGGGCCCGCTTCTACGGCGCCGAGATCGTTTCCGCCTTGGAATATCTCCATTCCCGGGATGTGGTTTACAGGGACATCAAG CTGGAAAACCTCATGTTGGATAAAGACGGCCACATCAAAATCACCGACTTCGGCCTCTGCAAGGAGGGCATCAGCGATGGAGCCACCATGAAGACCTTCTGCGGCACCCCCGAGTACCTGGCGCCGGAG GTGCTGGAGGACAACGACTACGGGCGCGCCGTGGACTGGTGGGGCCTGGGGGTGGTGATGTACGAGATGATGTGCGGCCGCCTCCCCTTCTACAACCAGGACCACGAGCGGCTCTTCGAGCTCATCCTGATGGAAGAGATCCGCTTCCCGCGCACCCTGAGCCCCGAGGCCAAGGCGCTCCTGGCCGGGCTGCTCAAGAAGGACCCCAAGCAAcg gctgggggggggtccccgcGACGCCCAGGAGGTGATGGAGCACCGGTTCTTCGCCCCCATCAACTGGCAGGACGTGGTGCAGAGGAAG CTGGTGCCCCCCTTCAAGCCGCAGGTGACGTCGGAGATCGACACCCGCTACTTCGACGACGAGTTCACGGCTCAGTCCATCACCATCACCCCCCCCGACCGCT CAGACGACGCTCTGGGCTCCCCAGAGAGCGACCACCGGACGCACTTCCCGCAGTTCTCCTACTCTGCCAGCATCCGGGAATGA
- the AKT2 gene encoding RAC-beta serine/threonine-protein kinase isoform X4 yields the protein MNEVLVVKEGWLHKRGEYIKTWRPRYFLLKSDGSFIGYKERPESPDQSLPPLNNFSVAECQLMKTERPRPNTFVIRCLQWTTVIERTFHVDTPEEREEWMRAIQTVANSLKNQEPEVDAMEYKCGSTDGPGAEDMEVAIGKSRAKATMNDFDYLKLLGKGTFGKVILVREKATGRYYAMKILRKEVIIAKALKYAFQTNDRLCFVMEYANGGELFFHLSRERVFTEDRARFYGAEIVSALEYLHSRDVVYRDIKLENLMLDKDGHIKITDFGLCKEGISDGATMKTFCGTPEYLAPEVLEDNDYGRAVDWWGLGVVMYEMMCGRLPFYNQDHERLFELILMEEIRFPRTLSPEAKALLAGLLKKDPKQRLGGGPRDAQEVMEHRFFAPINWQDVVQRKLVPPFKPQVTSEIDTRYFDDEFTAQSITITPPDRYDALGSPESDHRTHFPQFSYSASIRE from the exons aTGAACGAGGTGCTGGTGGTGAAGGAGGGGTGGCTGCACAAGAGAG GTGAATACATCAAGACGTGGCGACCCCGATACTTCCTCCTCAAGAGCGACGGCTCCTTCATCGGCTACAAGGAGCGGCCGGAGAGCCCGGATCAGAGCCTGCCCCCCCTCAATAACTTCTCCGTGGCCG AGTGCCAGCTGATGAAGACGGAGCGCCCGCGGCCCAACACCTTCGTCATCCGCTGCCTGCAATGGACAACGGTCATCGAGAGGACGTTCCATGTGGATACCCCGGAGGAGCG CGAGGAGTGGATGCGAGCCATCCAGACGGTCGCCAACAGCCTGAAGAACCAGGAGCCGGAGGTGGATGCCATGGAATACAAGTGTGGATCCACGGATGGCCCCGGCGCCGAGGACATGGAAGTGGCCATCGGCAAATCCCGCGCCAAGGCC ACAATGAACGACTTTGATTACCTGAAGCTCCTGGGAAAAGGGACCTTTGGGAAGGTGATCCTGGTGCGGGAAAAGGCCACCGGGCGCTATTACGCCATGAAGATCCTCCGCAAGGAAGTCATCATCGCCAAG GCGCTCAAATACGCTTTCCAGACCAACGACCGCCTCTGCTTCGTAATGGAATACGCCAACGGCGGCGAG CTCTTTTTCCACCTCTCGAGAGAACGTGTCTTCACCGAGGATCGGGCCCGCTTCTACGGCGCCGAGATCGTTTCCGCCTTGGAATATCTCCATTCCCGGGATGTGGTTTACAGGGACATCAAG CTGGAAAACCTCATGTTGGATAAAGACGGCCACATCAAAATCACCGACTTCGGCCTCTGCAAGGAGGGCATCAGCGATGGAGCCACCATGAAGACCTTCTGCGGCACCCCCGAGTACCTGGCGCCGGAG GTGCTGGAGGACAACGACTACGGGCGCGCCGTGGACTGGTGGGGCCTGGGGGTGGTGATGTACGAGATGATGTGCGGCCGCCTCCCCTTCTACAACCAGGACCACGAGCGGCTCTTCGAGCTCATCCTGATGGAAGAGATCCGCTTCCCGCGCACCCTGAGCCCCGAGGCCAAGGCGCTCCTGGCCGGGCTGCTCAAGAAGGACCCCAAGCAAcg gctgggggggggtccccgcGACGCCCAGGAGGTGATGGAGCACCGGTTCTTCGCCCCCATCAACTGGCAGGACGTGGTGCAGAGGAAG CTGGTGCCCCCCTTCAAGCCGCAGGTGACGTCGGAGATCGACACCCGCTACTTCGACGACGAGTTCACGGCTCAGTCCATCACCATCACCCCCCCCGACCGCT ACGACGCTCTGGGCTCCCCAGAGAGCGACCACCGGACGCACTTCCCGCAGTTCTCCTACTCTGCCAGCATCCGGGAATGA
- the AKT2 gene encoding RAC-beta serine/threonine-protein kinase isoform X2, producing MNEVLVVKEGWLHKRGEYIKTWRPRYFLLKSDGSFIGYKERPESPDQSLPPLNNFSVAECQLMKTERPRPNTFVIRCLQWTTVIERTFHVDTPEEREEWMRAIQTVANSLKNQEPEVDAMEYKCGSTDGPGAEDMEVAIGKSRAKATMNDFDYLKLLGKGTFGKVILVREKATGRYYAMKILRKEVIIAKDEVAHTVTESRVLQNTRHPFLTALKYAFQTNDRLCFVMEYANGGELFFHLSRERVFTEDRARFYGAEIVSALEYLHSRDVVYRDIKLENLMLDKDGHIKITDFGLCKEGISDGATMKTFCGTPEYLAPEVLEDNDYGRAVDWWGLGVVMYEMMCGRLPFYNQDHERLFELILMEEIRFPRTLSPEAKALLAGLLKKDPKQRLGGGPRDAQEVMEHRFFAPINWQDVVQRKLVPPFKPQVTSEIDTRYFDDEFTAQSITITPPDRYDALGSPESDHRTHFPQFSYSASIRE from the exons aTGAACGAGGTGCTGGTGGTGAAGGAGGGGTGGCTGCACAAGAGAG GTGAATACATCAAGACGTGGCGACCCCGATACTTCCTCCTCAAGAGCGACGGCTCCTTCATCGGCTACAAGGAGCGGCCGGAGAGCCCGGATCAGAGCCTGCCCCCCCTCAATAACTTCTCCGTGGCCG AGTGCCAGCTGATGAAGACGGAGCGCCCGCGGCCCAACACCTTCGTCATCCGCTGCCTGCAATGGACAACGGTCATCGAGAGGACGTTCCATGTGGATACCCCGGAGGAGCG CGAGGAGTGGATGCGAGCCATCCAGACGGTCGCCAACAGCCTGAAGAACCAGGAGCCGGAGGTGGATGCCATGGAATACAAGTGTGGATCCACGGATGGCCCCGGCGCCGAGGACATGGAAGTGGCCATCGGCAAATCCCGCGCCAAGGCC ACAATGAACGACTTTGATTACCTGAAGCTCCTGGGAAAAGGGACCTTTGGGAAGGTGATCCTGGTGCGGGAAAAGGCCACCGGGCGCTATTACGCCATGAAGATCCTCCGCAAGGAAGTCATCATCGCCAAG GACGAGGTGGCTCACACCGTGACCGAGAGCCGGGTGCTGCAGAACACCCGGCACCCCTTCCTCACC GCGCTCAAATACGCTTTCCAGACCAACGACCGCCTCTGCTTCGTAATGGAATACGCCAACGGCGGCGAG CTCTTTTTCCACCTCTCGAGAGAACGTGTCTTCACCGAGGATCGGGCCCGCTTCTACGGCGCCGAGATCGTTTCCGCCTTGGAATATCTCCATTCCCGGGATGTGGTTTACAGGGACATCAAG CTGGAAAACCTCATGTTGGATAAAGACGGCCACATCAAAATCACCGACTTCGGCCTCTGCAAGGAGGGCATCAGCGATGGAGCCACCATGAAGACCTTCTGCGGCACCCCCGAGTACCTGGCGCCGGAG GTGCTGGAGGACAACGACTACGGGCGCGCCGTGGACTGGTGGGGCCTGGGGGTGGTGATGTACGAGATGATGTGCGGCCGCCTCCCCTTCTACAACCAGGACCACGAGCGGCTCTTCGAGCTCATCCTGATGGAAGAGATCCGCTTCCCGCGCACCCTGAGCCCCGAGGCCAAGGCGCTCCTGGCCGGGCTGCTCAAGAAGGACCCCAAGCAAcg gctgggggggggtccccgcGACGCCCAGGAGGTGATGGAGCACCGGTTCTTCGCCCCCATCAACTGGCAGGACGTGGTGCAGAGGAAG CTGGTGCCCCCCTTCAAGCCGCAGGTGACGTCGGAGATCGACACCCGCTACTTCGACGACGAGTTCACGGCTCAGTCCATCACCATCACCCCCCCCGACCGCT ACGACGCTCTGGGCTCCCCAGAGAGCGACCACCGGACGCACTTCCCGCAGTTCTCCTACTCTGCCAGCATCCGGGAATGA
- the AKT2 gene encoding RAC-beta serine/threonine-protein kinase isoform X5, which yields MNEVLVVKEGWLHKRGEYIKTWRPRYFLLKSDGSFIGYKERPESPDQSLPPLNNFSVAECQLMKTERPRPNTFVIRCLQWTTVIERTFHVDTPEEREEWMRAIQTVANSLKNQEPEVDAMEYKCGSTDGPGAEDMEVAIGKSRAKATMNDFDYLKLLGKGTFGKVILVREKATGRYYAMKILRKEVIIAKDEVAHTVTESRVLQNTRHPFLTALKYAFQTNDRLCFVMEYANGGELFFHLSRERVFTEDRARFYGAEIVSALEYLHSRDVVYRDIKLENLMLDKDGHIKITDFGLCKEGISDGATMKTFCGTPEYLAPEVLEDNDYGRAVDWWGLGVVMYEMMCGRLPFYNQDHERLFELILMEEIRFPRTLSPEAKALLAGLLKKDPKQR from the exons aTGAACGAGGTGCTGGTGGTGAAGGAGGGGTGGCTGCACAAGAGAG GTGAATACATCAAGACGTGGCGACCCCGATACTTCCTCCTCAAGAGCGACGGCTCCTTCATCGGCTACAAGGAGCGGCCGGAGAGCCCGGATCAGAGCCTGCCCCCCCTCAATAACTTCTCCGTGGCCG AGTGCCAGCTGATGAAGACGGAGCGCCCGCGGCCCAACACCTTCGTCATCCGCTGCCTGCAATGGACAACGGTCATCGAGAGGACGTTCCATGTGGATACCCCGGAGGAGCG CGAGGAGTGGATGCGAGCCATCCAGACGGTCGCCAACAGCCTGAAGAACCAGGAGCCGGAGGTGGATGCCATGGAATACAAGTGTGGATCCACGGATGGCCCCGGCGCCGAGGACATGGAAGTGGCCATCGGCAAATCCCGCGCCAAGGCC ACAATGAACGACTTTGATTACCTGAAGCTCCTGGGAAAAGGGACCTTTGGGAAGGTGATCCTGGTGCGGGAAAAGGCCACCGGGCGCTATTACGCCATGAAGATCCTCCGCAAGGAAGTCATCATCGCCAAG GACGAGGTGGCTCACACCGTGACCGAGAGCCGGGTGCTGCAGAACACCCGGCACCCCTTCCTCACC GCGCTCAAATACGCTTTCCAGACCAACGACCGCCTCTGCTTCGTAATGGAATACGCCAACGGCGGCGAG CTCTTTTTCCACCTCTCGAGAGAACGTGTCTTCACCGAGGATCGGGCCCGCTTCTACGGCGCCGAGATCGTTTCCGCCTTGGAATATCTCCATTCCCGGGATGTGGTTTACAGGGACATCAAG CTGGAAAACCTCATGTTGGATAAAGACGGCCACATCAAAATCACCGACTTCGGCCTCTGCAAGGAGGGCATCAGCGATGGAGCCACCATGAAGACCTTCTGCGGCACCCCCGAGTACCTGGCGCCGGAG GTGCTGGAGGACAACGACTACGGGCGCGCCGTGGACTGGTGGGGCCTGGGGGTGGTGATGTACGAGATGATGTGCGGCCGCCTCCCCTTCTACAACCAGGACCACGAGCGGCTCTTCGAGCTCATCCTGATGGAAGAGATCCGCTTCCCGCGCACCCTGAGCCCCGAGGCCAAGGCGCTCCTGGCCGGGCTGCTCAAGAAGGACCCCAAGCAAcggtga